The genomic window ATAAAGGTttcgttcaacttcttgtaattatcggTAATGTATCTCTCTTAAGTTGtaagttttgtatcaagatactccctttgctcgtgtaacatctgggtcatgcgatgttcaaattgagtttgcaactttttcatatctttttgtaacaactcgaccaaaggatcgttctctcttttttactcatcctcttcatttttactagtttgggatctagtgagcggcatggtatctgtgaaagatcaaacaaacaggaacaagaaagaaaaaataataatagcctcactcgttagctctcaaaagaataaagctctgaatgattcaaaacttgtaaatatgtttggagaggGTTACTAATTAAGATCAAATAACAGAggtgcaaacttcaaagaaacaatgaagaCCCTAATTGCTCTAAGAGGCCAATAAACTTGACGAGACAATTTGTAATGGAGGCTACACGGATGAAGGAATTGTGCGTGCCTTTAATATATGCTAACACAATaagaaacaaagtgttagaaagcgtaagagaaacaaaaaaacgtagacctgcaacaatccctaactctagagtcaaagaaaagctttaataagaagaaaacttaagaaaactctacccaaatttaaaaaaaaaaatcagaaacgtttggtgtcttaagattttcaaaaattgaagctttaattatacttgagtcaataaaagaataaggaaaagaaattcaattttgggaaaaataaaaataaaaataataacaataataggaaaagaagaaacctatgtatgaaaggtaggcaacttttttttgcgattttttttgcgctttttgtttttttagcttaaaaaataacaccgaatggcttgaaactgataccaactgatgcggaaacccggatctagacacaagagaaacacaaattagaaataaaatgagaataaataaaattagttaaataataataaaaaaaagaaaaaaaatagattttccctatggaacccttggttaacttgtgaccaaaaacgccaatgatcgAGCGgttccctacgaaacccctagaagaagaacctctagaaacaccgatgaacgggaaagaaatttgaatatttgtaactccgaaataccctcgaaagtaacaaactctaAACTAAATAgtaagagaagaatcactctactctcaaaaatttgcctcacacaaatttggaatAAAACAAATACTCTATTTTTATTCAACCTCCCCACAATGtgtagaaagcaagcctatttataggcaaaatacAATAGTAATTGaaccctaataaaactctttaaaattatctaagaaaataaataaataataacctaaccaataaaattacttaactcataagtgatgtgtcccaaccaatgagaattaagtaaataataataagatacataaaagattaatccaccaatttatgggcttgcacaattccaagattggtccagtgaattgcattcccgtatttgtcaacgtcacgaacatgatgaattaaatttgtagcaacaaagtcttggacaaaagtattcatctttgattttaattgtcgtgccttgcttcgagtgattgaaccactaggaaaaacaaccccttgagtgtcacccTCTTGGCTCGTATCATTATCAACAAGTAGCTCAAAATTTATGGTTTATAATTCTATGATTCGAGAATCTTTTAATTGTTGCATATTTATATCATTCTGCATTATATGGAGTTTGAGATGAGTATCGATGATTGCTTGAGCTAAAATGATGTGATTTAGATCGAATATTGaagtagagactaaattgatTAGAATAAAGAATTTCATGGCTTGCTTAATATATGCAATTGGTATGAGATTGAGTAGGAACATGTTAAACTATGTGTTGAATTGATAAATTGTCGATGAAATTAACATGATAAAGCATAAATTGGAATGTATGATAAAGTCGAAATTTGGTTATCCTATTAGTAGTTCGGATTGTGTTGGATATAATTTGCATGCCATAGAGTTAAAGTATTGAGTAAAATTATCATTTCCGAGTATTCCGGGGTAATAAATTGAGTTAGTTGAGAAAACCATTGTTGCTAGGCAATCCAATGTGGTATTGTGTATCGATATAGCGTCATTATTGTCGGGCAACTTAGGGTGACGAATTCGAGTATCCGTACTGAGTCTATGTTTGGTTAATAAGGTTAATAATACAATAATTGATTAAGTGATAAGGAAATGCCGGGGTGACTGGTCCGTATATCCGTACCGAGTCCATGTCTGGCTAATAGGGTTAATAATACAATAATTGATTAAGTGATAAGGAAATGCAATGTGATGgtaatatgaaatgtgatattgttcgatttgagttgaaaatgagCATTGAGGGCCAAATACGTATAAATGAGCTATCAGATTTGAAAAtgattgaagtgtttaagtgaaAAATGACTTATGAATTTAATTGTGATGCTAACAAATAATACTTTACACTATTCAAGAATGGATATGTAAATGAACTAAATGCTaataaattgaatgttatgtgagaAGATAGTGTGTATGCATAAATAACtattgagttaaaatgaatatAAGCATAGATATATGAATGTGATAGTATTTTCATAAATTGACATGAGTTATACTATgatttaaatatatgtatttgcGTGAATTTGTTTATATTGATTTGAACTGTAGAATTATTATTAAGCGATTTGATCAGTATACAATTTTGTTTTTTCCGTGTGGAGGTAGTTTAGTTTCCTTGTAGATTGCGAGGAGGTTTTCTCAACATCTAGAATTCGAACTTGACTTAGCAATGCTtgtgaaattttcatattctagTTGACATGTACCTAATAGGTTAAGTTTTGTTGGAATAGAATGGTGCTTATAAGTAAATGTTGCATCTTGATGTTCTAGAAATGATGTGTTTGTGTTTGatgcgtgtatatatataaatgcaacttatattttctttagtttattaAGATATGTTGCATGAAATGGTAACATGGTTAAACCGAGATGTGTGAACATTTATATGCTTGCATCGATCATGTAATTGAAGGAATTTGGTGAAAAAGATATGAATAGTTATATGTCAACATAGAGATACAACTCATTATTAGGTGTTTTAGAAATGGATGTGTGGCTAAAGGATGTTGAGATTGATTTATGTTTGTTAGTacttaaaaatttacaaatttgaaAGAAGTAGAATTGCAGAAACAATATGTGGCGTCGCAAGAAATGACCTATAATGTCATATTAAAACGAGGAACCCCATTGTCTCGACAAGGCTAAAACAGTAAGTAACGTTGCGACGTCGAGTGGCCTAACATCATGACGTGATAAACTGTGTGGATATGTATCGACATGGAAATGCAACGTCACGACGTTAACCCTATAATTTGaatactttacaattcaatcccaaTTCGACCTCAGGTTAACTttaaagcttttgtaagcttgtgTAAGATCGAgaatgaatatttgttgtatTGTTTGCTTATAATTCTTATGTTTATATGCTTGATGGTGTGAATCGTATAAAATTTAATTGTAGTTGCTCTAATAACAAATGTGACACCTTATAGTTCGAACTTAACAATCgagtcgggtatagggtgttacaggtttTATATGCAATTTATAATGCTAGCATAACTCATGAATGCTTTGACAAGTTTTGCTACATGTTTTATAAAGTCCTATTTGGAGATGTTTTGAGGGTTGTTTTCggcttttaaaatatatttttaagcttAAAGTGATTGGGAGTCAACATGGTATGTTCTGGGACTGAAATAGGGGTGTTTCAAGGCCATAATGCATCCTAAGAGTTAGGGGTCCAATACTCAAGACCGCACCCTTTTAATCAAAATCTCCATGAACAATTAGGGGGTAAGTATTGATACTTTTACCCCTACATATCACATTGCTTGTACTATTTTAGCCACTACATtgttttgtgaaaaaaaaggccTTCCAAAACTTAAAATTGATTCTGGACACCTTTTAACACgccacaaattttaattttatctattttctatgattttataaaaatgttttttttgttaattaagctTATTTTGATATGAGTAATTGATGGTATATATTATTAATCATTTAGTTAATTTggctaatttaatttatatataaaataatcgaATAAGCCATCAAAAATGGTTGAATCAACTTATTTTCTTTatgaaatgaaatggtaaaaaatagatttatcctttattgaatttttttttttgaaaaatattaaattgaatcttttgatggaataaattgattaaatcgTGGGAAAAAAACTGATTAGATAGATTGGGTTTAATCTATTAAAATATATAGCAATAATATTTGGGAGGgcaaggaaaggaaaggaagcaAGGCCGCTCCCCTAGAAAAACGCCTAACCGGAAAGAGGGCGGATTTCCGAATCCTACCAAGAAGTAGAACCTAACAAGCAGTAAGGTAAGTGAGTCTAGGAGCAGGTGCTGGAATTCCAACCATGGAAGTTAGCAACGCTCTAAAACGAAAGCGATACAACGACGACAATTACATGGAGGCGGAGGTGGACCTTTCCCTCCTGGAAGCCGTCGAGAAATCCCAAAACACCGTCGAATTACTTGACCTCCGCACCCTCAAGAAGCTAGTCCTTTCCTTCGAGCGCCGCTTAAAGGAGAACATCGAGGCCCGGCTCAAGTACCCGGACCAACCGGAGCGGTTCGCCGACTCGGAAGTGGAACTGCACGAGGAGCTAGAGAAGCTAAAGATTCTTGCTGGAGCCCCTGAGCTGTACCCTGAGCTGGTCAATCTCAACGCCATCCCTTCCATTCTCAACCTCTTGTCCCATGACAACACCGACATTGCCATCGACGTTGTGCATTTGTTAGAGGACTTGACGGACGAGGATGTTCTGGAGGACAACGACGAGCCTGCCAGGATTCTGTTGGATTCTCTTATTGAGAACAATGTGTTGGAGCTGTTGGTCCAGAATCTGCAACGCCTATCGGACAAGGACCCTGATGAGATGAGTGCTATTTACAACACCCTGGCCAGCATTGAAAACATGATAGAGGTGAAGCCTACAGTGGCTGAGTTGGTCTGCGAGAGGACCAAGTTGTTGAGATGGTTGTTGGGGAAGATCAAAGTGAGGGAATTCGATAGTAACAAGCAGTACGCTTCGGAGATATTGGCCATATTGCTTCAGAACAGCACTGCCAATCAGAAGAGATTGGGGCAAATGAACGGCGTGGATGTGGTTTTGCAGGCCGTGGCTATGTACAAATCAAAGGACCCCAAGACATCAGATGAAGAGGAAATGCTAGAGAATTTGTTTGATTGTTTGTGTTGTTTATTGATGCCATTGGAGAACAAGGAGAGGTTCGTTAAGGCCGAAGGAGTGGAGTTGATGATCATTATTATGAAGCAGAAGAAATCTGCTTATGCCTCTGCCATCAGGGCACTTGATTTTTCCATGACCAAGTATCCCCCTGCTTGCGAGCGATTTGTGGATGTTCTGGGATTGAAGACCGCCTTCGCTGCTTTCATGGGTAAGGCAAGTATATCTCTCTTTGTATGTCTTTATTTCTTGAGCACTTATCCATGTCTAATTGCATTCAGTATCTAATACTATGTCTTTTCGTCTTGCATCGTTTAGATTCCTATAAGTAAGAAGAACAAGAAGGAAAGGTACCAAGAGGAGTTGGAAGAGCGCCTGGTATCACTAATTGCATCATTGTTTGGTGAGTGCCTTTAGACAAATATGACATTATTGCCCTTTTGCCTGTTGGACTTTTCATCGCGATTAACCTGGTTATTGATAGTGTGCCTGTGAGACCACCAACCGTGCATAAGCTTATCACTTCTGCAGATGATTACCAATTAATTACAAACTATTTTAGCAGCATAATGAAATTGCACTACACATTTCTCAACTACTGAACCTTATACATCAAATATTCATGCTTGTTGTCTTATTTCCAGGTGGAATTTTGAGAGGTTCCAGAAGGGAAAGGTTGTTAAGTAAATTTGTTGAGAATGAATGTGAGAAGATAGACCGCCTTATGGAACTATATATAAGGTATTGGCTTATTTcacttgttttgtttcttttaactTCACAAAGTTACAGGTTGAGAGTCTTGAGGTTCTTCTACTGTTGGCATTAATATGCAAAGCAAATTCTTGTCCATGTGAGGGTGGGGGATGGCGTATTTATAGTAACTATGAGAAGGGTTTCTCTTGCTGTTGACCAAATTTGCCATAGCTGCGGGGGTCACTTCCAAGAAGGGTTGGATAGAGATTTTCTTCTGCGACTAATATCCCTATAT from Gossypium hirsutum isolate 1008001.06 chromosome D12, Gossypium_hirsutum_v2.1, whole genome shotgun sequence includes these protein-coding regions:
- the LOC107945246 gene encoding beta-catenin-like protein 1 — encoded protein: MEVSNALKRKRYNDDNYMEAEVDLSLLEAVEKSQNTVELLDLRTLKKLVLSFERRLKENIEARLKYPDQPERFADSEVELHEELEKLKILAGAPELYPELVNLNAIPSILNLLSHDNTDIAIDVVHLLEDLTDEDVLEDNDEPARILLDSLIENNVLELLVQNLQRLSDKDPDEMSAIYNTLASIENMIEVKPTVAELVCERTKLLRWLLGKIKVREFDSNKQYASEILAILLQNSTANQKRLGQMNGVDVVLQAVAMYKSKDPKTSDEEEMLENLFDCLCCLLMPLENKERFVKAEGVELMIIIMKQKKSAYASAIRALDFSMTKYPPACERFVDVLGLKTAFAAFMGKIPISKKNKKERYQEELEERLVSLIASLFGGILRGSRRERLLSKFVENECEKIDRLMELYIRYSDRVTAETQRLEQLELDDLEMDEEEKYNRKLESGLYTLQLIAVILGHLWCSEHPQMRARIELLLKQQKLTKNDIKNILQEYHDNIGDLDGAEEKEQAQTRIQKIISSF